AGAGAAACGTGGGGCTGCAGGTGCAGCACCCTCTGAAACGAACGGGGGTGCTCGTTatgctgaggatggagaggggaattcccccccccccatccccaccctgtgTCTCCCCAGCATCGCTTCCCCACGGCAGCACCACCTGGGTGCACCCAGCCTTGTCCCAGAGCATCTCCCCCCGCAGGAAACGGGTGACCGAGAGAGGTACGAGGTGCCGGTGGGCAGGATGGGgcgcagggggacaggcaggactgCATGTTTTGGGGGGGTCTGTGGTTGAGGGGTACCCCCACACCATGGGATTGCAGCAGTGTGAGGCTAGGGCTGTGACAGGCTGGGAAAGGGACATCCCAAATCCAGCAGTAGTGTCCTTGAGGGTGAGTTACACGCTGGGTCTCTGCAGTGTCACACCGGGGCTGGCTCCAGATAAGGCGATTGTGGCATCCCGGTGACAATCCCACCGGGTGCTCTGGAAAATACACCCCCAAAAAAGGCTCCTCGGAGTTCAGGCGGGGGGTTGAAGGTAGCATTTATCACAGCAGCCCCAATTCCACAGATGCTGTCACCAAACGGGGCACTCCCCCTCCCCGCGCCATCCGCCCGGGAGGAAGGCTGAGGCACTGCTGCCCTCGGGCGGCAGCCGGCGGTGGCACAGCGGGCTGCAAGGGGGGGCaggctccccaaaaccccctggCTCCCCCTTCAGCTCACGGCTGGGGTACCATCACCATCATCTCTGTCCAGTGCGGAGagcaaggagggagagggaagagggatcCGGCTTGTCCGTGCGGTGGCAAACGTGCCCCCGTCTCATCCTTTTCGTGATGAAACACCAAAACGCAGAGGGGTCGGGGATCACCCCACAGCCAGCGGcgaggaggggcagggggggtctgACCCACCAGGCAGCCCAGGAAGGCCACagttgtggctgtcccatccctggaggggttcaaggccaggttggatggggcttggagcaacctgctctggtgggaggtgtccctgcccagggcaggggggttagaactcgatgatgtttaaagtcccttccaacccaaaccatcctatgattctatggcctCATTCTGCTTCATCACAGGagtcctcatcctcatcctcctccggATGTGTGATCCCTGCAGCGGAGCGTGCCATAGCCCTCATCCAGCGTCGCTTCAGCTCCTCCGTGTCAGCCAGGAAGGTGTAGACCTGCCGGGACTGGGCCAACTGGAAGAGGTGGCGGGAGTCGCCCTGGGGCAGGTCCTTCACCTGGTAGCCCAGCAGCGGGATGGAGGTGTGGGCTCGGACATCCTGCCAAGAGCAGAGACGGCAGTgggaggcaggggacgggcatACCGGGATGTCCTGTGCAGATGGAGGCCGAGCCCTGCCTTACCTGGGGGGCCGCATAGATGTAGAGCACGAGGGGATCATCCTGCGGGATTACGAACCAGCCCCGCATGCTCCCCTTGCCATTCTTgtccagcagctgcagggaactgcacagcaaactccTGCCCGATACCTCTGCAGCTCCTTTCTGCCAAAACAGCAGCGAAGAAATCCCTAAACACCCCATGCGGGAGGCAGAAAGGGCGTCGAGCAAAGGTCATTTCCTGGGGAATTCCCTGCCCGCTCCATAAACAGCCCCCAAACCAGGGGCAGGCGAGGGGTGGTCCTGGCTGTGAGGGTCCTGCCAAGATCCTGTGGTGGAGGGAGCTCTGGCTGCCCGGTCCCACAGGTcacagggtgggagggagggggcttaGTACATCCACTGGCCTCGCAATTAATTAGCGGGCACCCTCTGACTGCTGTGAGAGTGactccctccccagggacacgACCACGCtgggacagcagggctggggacaggggtgggtgGCAGAGCTCGGAGGAAGAGGGACAGAGGAGCAGGACACGGGGAGGACGTGGCAGAGCTCACCTCCAGGATGCCTCTGTGCTTCCCCTCCCGGTCCTCCAGCACCACGTGGCCCGTCAGGAAGACGTAACACTCCAGGCACACGCGGTTCAGGCGGTTCCCATCGTATTGCAGCTCGGCCTTGTAGTCAGAGCAACGACCGCACACCACCTGCAACCACCAGACAGGGACACCAGTGGGACTGGGAGATCCCAGGGACCTTCCTGAGCCAGGGAAAAGGGGTACAAGCTGTAGGAGAGGTGGCCCAGCGGCCACCTGAGCAGgccaggagggaaggaagagaggggagaCGGGGCGACTCACGTATCCACAGGCTCGGCAATGGTGTCTCCGGCGCGTGATGGCGTTGAAGGGCTCCTTGCAGCGCATGCACATGGTCACCAGGTTGTCCCGCACCCACTGCGGAGCTCGACGACCCAGCTCCTCTGTCTAGGGGTGGGAGACGATGTCACTGGGGCTGGCTAGTCATGGCCTGGGtggtcccagcccctctgctctcacctttctcctccccagcccttccccttgTCTGCAGCCTTCCCCCAGAGTTCTGTttagctggggaaactgaggcacagcaaggTGGGCTCTCCCTGGGCTTCTGTGCAAGGGAGTGCTGGTGGTAGGCAAGgcatggggagggcaggagggttACCTTCAACGCAGAAGTGCCTGTCTCCAGCCCATGCACTATCTTAAAGGTCTcactcctcttctccttcctgtcAATGGCATCTTGAAAGGCCTAGAGGGGAAGGCAAGGCTGGAAGGGCAGTCTGGGGGGCTGCCCCTGACACATGCAGGGGGGAGACAGCCCAGTGTGGGGGCCAGTGTGGGGTGAGCGAAATGTGCTGCCTCTGCCAGCACTCAGTGGTACCTTGATCCAGGCGTTCATCTCCTCCTCAGACCTGGTACAAAAAGGGAGAGGAGTGAGCTGGTGTCTCCCCTCCTCCTTGCAAGGGTCTGCAGGACCGCCACCCTTCCCCTTACCTTGCTTGCAGCTCCAGCGTCCGCTGCTTTCCAGAGACCAGGAATGTGTGAGGGAACTGCGTGTCGTTCAGCTCCCGCACCTGAGAGAGACGGAAGAAAGGATGTGGAGCAGCTGAACCCACACCCAGCACACAGGGCCCTTCCTCTGTGACGTGGGGGACAGGGATTTCCCTCAGGCACAAGCTCTTCAGCTCCTCAAATGCTACGTGGACGAGGTTGCACCGCAATCTCACAGGATCAGAGCGTATCAACCAGTTCTCACCCTCAAAACCACCCCTGGCTCCAGCTCCTCCCTCCTTTCTGAGGAGGTGTGGAGCAGCAGCCACATTACCCCCCAGAGCGGTGTGCGTTTTAGGGGAGCCGGGGTCTGGGGGAACGACAAAGACAAGGTGTCTGTCTGACCTTCATGCCGTCCACATCTATGCGGAGGTGGACCTGGAACTCGGCGCCCACCTGGATGACCTTGGGCACGCAGTACAGCAGCATGTTGTTGaactgggcagggaggaggaggaagaggagagggttgGTTGGAGCCCAGCACATTCAGAGCTGGGGGCTTCCCTGGAATCTAGGGTCCTTCACCCCCCTGCAGCCGAGCTGGTCCTTGGGAAGAATCCAGCCTAAAAAGTGACGGCTTCTgccccagccctctcccaccCTGCAAAGGCAGAGCATTCTTGGAACATGACGTCCCCCAAAGGCCCAGGGGGTGAACAGGTTCCCAACCACGTCCTATACAGGGTACCCTGCACCCAGGGGCTCAAACCCCCCGCTCTGAATTCATCCCCTCTGAGTGGAGATGACACAGGAAGACCCTGGCCAGGCTATGCTGCCCCTCTCCCCATTGCAATCCtatctgctccctgccccttcccctgggAATCCCGGCTCCCACCAGGAACAGGTACTTCTCCGATGTGCTGTTGTTGCGGGTGGAGATTTTTTGGATTGGCCCCTCCTTGATCAGCTCGTTGGACGGATCCACAATGTCATCCTCGAGGCCCAGCCGCTGATAGACTGCCCAGAGGTTCTGCAGCCGttcctgggggagggagagggacccGTTTCTGTAGGGAGCTGAGCAGCCACAACCTTGTCACCTCCTGGGTCCCCTCCGTCCCCACCTCCCATGCCAGCTGCTGAGTACCAGGAGAGATGGCACATCTCTCACTCCAGACTGATCTTCCAGAGTAGCTCCCAGCCTCGAAACAAACAGCCAGTCACATCACAGCTGATGTTGCAGACATGACTTCCCCAGGCTCAGGGCGAGCGGATGGGGCATCAGGAGCAGGGTCTGACCTCCTCCGCTGAACCCACAGTGCTTCTGTCCCATtcagggcagggctgtgctccCCTGAGTCGCACAGCAATGAGGCCACGTGGAAATCTGGCAAATCACTGTGCCATGAGCTGCAAAGCACTACCAGCAGGGACGGGCACTCACCATCTCGGCGATGGCTGCGTTTGAATGCTTGGCCACCATAAAAATCATCTCCAGGGCCTCTGGAAcaagaagagaaagggaggaaggttAAACACTTGCTGTGGGAGAAAACCTCAGTCTCACCCTAAGGGGAGAGCCAGGCGTGTGgtggctgctgccctcccctGGGCACAACCTGAATGGCCCTGAGCGCTGCACAAGTGTCCGTGTCTGTCCGGACTGCATGGTGACATGGCCGCGTCCTGGGGGAACAGCCAGCCGTTCCTTTGTCACCCCATCCCAGTGGGACTGGCAGCCGCTGTGATCCCCAGGGGTCCCTATAGCTCCCCTGGTCACCACAGGTGTCCCTGGGGGATGCTCAGGAGGGATCATCCTTATCCTGAAACACCCACCCACCTTCCCCGCTGACCTTCATAGGCCCCAAAAGGGTAGGTTAATCCCTTTCTCTGCTAGAAAAGGGTCAGACGGAGAGGTTTACCCAAGGGCACAGGGCAGCTGGTGAGAAAATCCAGGTATCCTGATGCCCGCGTACAATGTCAGGGGTTGTTATTTCCCCTACAAAcccaccctgacaccccccacAGTGGGGAGAGCCAGACAAGCCCTTACTCTCTGCATCGTCTCGGTCCGGGGACTCGGGCTGTAGTTTTCGGACATAATCTTTCAGGAGGAGTTCGTAGCGCGGGATCCTCTGCACAGGCTCCAGCATGTGGTGCTGCAGCGTTAGATTACCACAGACCTTCCTCTTCTGGGGAGAGACACCACGTAGGGAGAGACAAACAGTGACCAATGCAGCTCCCACCCTCCACTGCTTCCCCCTTGTGGGGAGATTTTGGGGGGCATCGCTGCAGTCCCCGACCCTGCTGCGGGCCATTACCTGGATGTCAGCAATGAGCTCCTGGAAGGGTGGGGATTTTTCTGACCAGACGGTGATGAGCTCCACAGCCTTGTCAAAGTTCTTGACGTATTCGCCATACATCTTGAGGAACGGCGCGAGCTTCTGGATCACATCCCCGATCCGGGGGTTGCAGCTCCTGTGGAAGGGAACCGCAGACAGGCAGCTTCCTCAGTCCAGTAGGGAAGAGAGACAGCGAGGGATAAAGCAAAGGGGTGGAGGACAGAAGTTTACAGCTACGACCTGCTCCATTCCCGTACAACTTCCCATCTCTCCAGAATGAGAACGTGCCCAGCTTGGGCTGTTCATACCTGGGCACATCCCTAAAGCACCTGAGATGTCAACCCTGCTTTTCAGAAATACCCTGGTGTGGGCTGGAGTGTTTTAAGGAAGGGCTTTCCAGCACAAAGGCATTTGGAGCAAAACAGGACAAGCTCTCTGGTCCCGGTGGGAAACCAAATCCATTGCTGTTCCCCCTTTCTGGCAAAGTCAGCCAGGcgtcctgccctcccctcccgcaGCTCACCAGTCCTCCATGCGCTTCTGCAGCTCTGGCAGGAAGAACTTGGCGTGGAACTGGTAGATGGAGGAGATGTTGGAGAAGATCATTTTCACCACCTCCTCTGGGACCGTCTTCCCATTTTTGGCTTCTTTCATCAACTCCGTATAGAATACCTGGAAGAAAGCAGGGGTGAGTAAAAAGGGTCAGGAAGAGGCTTGAGGACCCCATTCCCTCCCTGAG
This portion of the Numenius arquata chromosome 24, bNumArq3.hap1.1, whole genome shotgun sequence genome encodes:
- the FGD2 gene encoding FYVE, RhoGEF and PH domain-containing protein 2, with amino-acid sequence MEGEANNQRSVLNLVTVFEESWAGKFPWKDKQAPYGQSAPATSQPQQLPVSPASQGKSLSQMATRHHAEQEKKEEEQQGRRGLSFKCLQSFQHKISEDNWRRQQDSGLETDSKEPEEKKIALELLETEQAYVNRLHLLDQVFYTELMKEAKNGKTVPEEVVKMIFSNISSIYQFHAKFFLPELQKRMEDWSCNPRIGDVIQKLAPFLKMYGEYVKNFDKAVELITVWSEKSPPFQELIADIQKRKVCGNLTLQHHMLEPVQRIPRYELLLKDYVRKLQPESPDRDDAEKALEMIFMVAKHSNAAIAEMERLQNLWAVYQRLGLEDDIVDPSNELIKEGPIQKISTRNNSTSEKYLFLFNNMLLYCVPKVIQVGAEFQVHLRIDVDGMKVRELNDTQFPHTFLVSGKQRTLELQARSEEEMNAWIKAFQDAIDRKEKRSETFKIVHGLETGTSALKTEELGRRAPQWVRDNLVTMCMRCKEPFNAITRRRHHCRACGYVVCGRCSDYKAELQYDGNRLNRVCLECYVFLTGHVVLEDREGKHRGILEKGAAEVSGRSLLCSSLQLLDKNGKGSMRGWFVIPQDDPLVLYIYAAPQDVRAHTSIPLLGYQVKDLPQGDSRHLFQLAQSRQVYTFLADTEELKRRWMRAMARSAAGITHPEEDEDEDSCDEAE